A genome region from Maylandia zebra isolate NMK-2024a linkage group LG6, Mzebra_GT3a, whole genome shotgun sequence includes the following:
- the lrrtm1 gene encoding leucine-rich repeat transmembrane neuronal protein 1 yields the protein MLMDFLLIGLYLKWPLKKPPGLILCSLGIFLRTVPLVEGVCPRLCRCDSKLLYCEGLNLTDIPRNLSSAMGLSMRENNLTELREGQLAGLSQLTWLYLDHNSIDVVEEGAFDKLRRVKELDLSNNRIESLPNGTFRPLPNLRILDLSYNRLQVLEPDLFHGLRKLTNLHLRYNALKFVPVRIFQDCRSMQFLDLGYNQLQSLARNSFAGLFKLTELHLEHNELVKVNLAHFPRLISLRTLYMHNNRATIVVNTLDWTWHFLEKIDLSANEIEYIEPHVFESTPNLKVLMLDSNRLTSVDQRILDSWSSLDSITLAGNDWECSRNVCALASWLSAFRGQHDNSLLCSSPDTAQGEDVLDAVYAFQLCEDPPVEVTTAGLYASTRDLGPITPNPYEGEGSEVVTNSFTVTVGHDDLESTMQIHKVVTGTMALIFSFLIIVLMLYVAWKCFPAGIRQLRQCFSSQRRKQKQKQSMQQMAAISTPEYYVDYKPNHIEGALVIINEYGSCTCQQQASRECEV from the coding sequence ATGCTAATGGATTTCCTTCTAATTGGACTGTACTTAAAGTGGCCACTGAAGAAGCCCCCTGGGTTGATACTGTGTTCATTGGGCATTTTTCTAAGAACAGTTCCCTTGGTAGAGGGGGTTTGTCCAAGGTTGTGCCGCTGCGACAGCAAGCTGCTGTACTGCGAGGGGCTCAACCTCACAGACATTCCCCGCAATCTGAGCAGTGCCATGGGCCTGTCCATGAGAGAGAACAACTTAACGGAGCTGCGTGAAGGCCAACTGGCTGGTCTGTCACAGCTCACCTGGCTCTATTTAGATCACAACAGCATTGACGTTGTAGAGGAGGGTGCATTTGACAAGCTGAGACGAGTCAAGGAGTTAGACCTGAGCAACAACCGGATTGAGAGTCTGCCAAATGGCACCTTTAGGCCCCTCCCAAACCTCCGTATCTTGGACCTCTCATACAACAGGCTGCAGGTACTAGAGCCTGACCTGTTCCACGGCCTTAGAAAGCTCACCAATTTGCATTTGCGCTACAATGCTCTCAAATTTGTGCCAGTGCGGATTTTTCAGGACTGCAGGAGCATGCAGTTTCTGGACTTGGGATACAACCAACTGCAGAGCCTGGCACGAAACTCCTTCGCTGGCCTCTTTAAGTTGACTGAGCTGCATCTTGAGCACAATGAGCTAGTTAAAGTCAACCTAGCCCACTTCCCACGCCTCATCTCTTTACGCACTCTGTACATGCACAACAATCGTGCCACTATTGTTGTAAACACACTAGACTGGACATGGCACTTTTTAGAGAAGATTGACCTGTCAGCAAACGAAATCGAGTACATCGAGCCACATGTTTTTGAGAGTACACCAAACCTCAAGGTACTGATGCTAGACTCTAATCGTTTGACCTCTGTGGACCAGCGCATTCTGGATTCGTGGTCATCTCTGGACAGCATTACCCTGGCAGGGAATGACTGGGAGTGCAGCCGCAATGTGTGTGCCTTGGCCTCTTGGCTGAGTGCCTTCCGAGGCCAGCATGACAATTCCCTGCTGTGTTCAAGCCCTGACACAGCACAGGGTGAGGATGTGTTGGATGCCGTCTATGCTTTTCAGCTATGTGAGGATCCCCCAGTAGAGGTGACCACAGCAGGCCTGTACGCCTCCACGAGGGATCTGGGCCCCATTACTCCCAACCCCTATGAGGGCGAGGGTAGTGAAGTGGTCACAAATTCTTTCACTGTCACAGTGGGCCATGATGACCTAGAGAGCACCATGCAGATCCACAAGGTGGTAACAGGCACCATGGCACTCATCTTCTCCTTTCTCATCATAGTGCTCATGCTATACGTGGCATGGAAGTGCTTTCCAGCTGGAATAAGGCAACTGAGGCAGTGCTTCAGCAGTCAGCGCCGTAAGCAGAAGCAAAAGCAAAGcatgcagcagatggctgcaaTTTCTACACCAGAGTACTATGTTGACTATAAACCTAACCATATTGAGGGAGCTTTGGTAATCATCAATGAATATGGCTCTTGCACTTGCCAACAACAAGCTTCTCGGGAATGTGAAGTGTGA